The window tcaaTTTCACGGGTGGAAGGATATGGTGTGATCAAGAGGAGGATGACTCAGATGAAGGTGATTTATCGGAAGGATATGAAGAGGAAGAAAATATTGTTTTGGAAGCTGAAGATGAGCCACAAGGAGAAGAAATGAGTGTCAATGAAAAAACTAACAAAGATGCATTGCATACAGTTGAAAAGGCTACAAAATTAACTGATGTTGCAGCTGAGATTGAAGGTTCAAATACAAAAATGCAGCAATTAGCTAATAGTTCTAATGCAGTTTCTATACCTAAAGCACTTACTGATGAACCAATTAATCCTGGTGATCCTGGTGGAGGTGAGAAGCAGCATAAGAGAGATAAGGTGAGTGACAATTCAGTTCATGATAGGTTGGAATTGATGCAGAATCCTAAAGATATTACAACTACAAAGATCCTAAGTATTTCTGGACAGAAGAACaaagaaaatgcaaaaaaaactTTGATTCCTAATCCTGCTAAAAATCAAATTGTAGCACCTCAACAACAGAAGGAATTGGAGGAGAAAACAATAGGAAAAGGCAGAGATTTGGATGCAGAATCAACATGCCAAAATTTCATGAAGGTGGCTAGACAAGGAGACTTATCTCCTAGACATATTGAGAAAGGAAAATCAACTGGTCGAGACAGAAAGAAGCAAGTGAAGGAACCTAATGTGCAACCAGCTGGTGTTCAAACAAGGGGGACTGTGTCTAAATCCATTAATTAGAGATGCATGCTCTAATATGGAAAATTAGATCAATTAATACATAAAGAGCCTTTGGAAGACTCATTACAATGCATAGAAAATACCAGTTTCAATTTATAGGAGTAATGGGGCCAATGCAGCAATCAAGAAAACTAGATAGATACAGGAGGCATATAGGATTTGCACAGGCTTTTGTGAGCATTTCTAATAAAATCTGGGCTTTCATAGATGAAAAATATGATGTAACAGTGGAGATTAATTCAGTGCAACAACTAACTCTAAGGCTAGTTGATACAGAAGAGCAGAAAGAATTCATGCTCACACTAATCTACGCTAAGTGTGATGCAATTGAGAGAATCGAGCTTTGGGATTCTTTGTATTATCTAGCTAGTGACATGACTATACCGTGGATAGTAGGGGGGATTTCAATTTTATATGGGATGAAGAAGAAAAGTTTGGAGGACTACCAGTTTCATTGAATGAGGTGGATGAATTTAGGCATTGTATGAACACCTGCAACTTAACTGATCTTGGGTTTAAAGGGAGTATCTATACATGGTGGAATAGAAGAGCTGAAGAAGATTGTATTTTCAAGAGATTGGATAGGTGCTTTGCCAATATTGAACTACAACAGATGTGGCCAGGAGTAGATGTTACACACCTACCAAAGATTGGGTCTGATCATTGTCCTATACTGATCACATGTAATCCAGATGCTGTCCAAATTAAAAAGAGCTTCAGATTTTTATCTTTTTGTCAAAGCATGAGTCATTCAAGATAGTGGTAAAGGAGAATTGACAGGCAGATTTCTATGCTAATCCTTTTGTTCTTTTCAATCACAAACTTAAGAAATTGAAGAAGTCTTTAACAACATGGAGTAGTGTAACATATGGTGACATCTTCCAAAGGATTTCAAGTCTAGAAGAGGTGGTAAGAGTCCATGAAGCACAATTTGAGCTCAGTCCAACATTGCAAAATAGAGAAAGACTACAGAAAGTTCAAGCAGAGTTGTTCAGATATTTAGCTTTGGAGGAGCAATTTTGGAAGAAGAAATCTGGCATGACTTGGTTTAATGAGGGTGACAGGAATACCAAATTCTTCCATGCACATATCAATGGGAAAAGGAAGAGATTACAACTAAAAAGAATCCAAAATAGTGAGGGAATCTGGATTGAAGATATTGCAAGAATGACAGAGGAAGCAATGaagtttttttaaaattaattccaTGAAGACAAGGTTCCTACTGATTTTGGAATAATTAATCATGTACCTCACATGATCACCACAGAGCAGAACCAAACCTTAACAAGATTACCTACAGATGAATAAGTAAAGCAGGCAGTGTTTGGACTTAATGTTGACAGTGCTGGTGGCCCGGATGGATTCAATGGTCACTTTTTTCATACATGTTGGGATATAATTGGTGTTGATGTGGTTGAAATGGTGAAGGCATTCTTATATGGGCAGGAATTATCTAGGTTCATTACACATACTAACCTAGTGTTATTACCTAAGAAGAAGGAGATTAAAACTTTCTCAGATATGCGATCAATAAGCCTCAGCAACTTCATAAATAAGGTCTTTTCTCGAGTCATTCATGAAAGGCTGGTTAGTTTGCTTCCCAATCTCATTTCAGATGAACAGGCAGGATTTGTCAAAGGTCGAAGTATTGTAGAAAATGTCTTGTTAACTCAGGAAATAGTCACAGATATTAGGTTGAGAACTAAGGCAGGTCCTAATATAATTATCAAGTTGGATATGACAAAGGCATATGATCGATTATCATGGATATTCTTGACAAAAATACTGAGAAGGATGGGCTTTGATGAGAGATTTATTGGTTTAGTATTTGGGACTATATCGAATAACTGGTATTCTGTACTTTTAACTGGGCAGCCTCATTGATTTTTCAATTCGACAAGGGGAGTTAAGCAGGGTGATCCACTATAACATGCATTGTTCATCATTGcagctaagggtggcaagtgggccggtccaggcccgggaccgtgggccaaacgggccaggaccgtttggcccgattttagtgggcctgggccggtctcgtgggccggtcttatgatttgggcccgccaggcccgggaccatttagcccgccagggaccgggaccggaccggtcccttagtgggccaaacggtcccaacggctatttttttttaaaatatagccgttgggctgtcaaaaatagtcgttggctatttataaaatagccatttaacctccccaactttgttttaatcccaaactttttatacatttaatatatatactatactatatatacatcttatatactaatacatcttatatatagtatataaaatgtatatatagcttatcgaatataacttgttacatatatatataattttcttctatatcgatatatatatatatatatatacatttaatatatatactatactatactatatatacatcttatatatagtttataagatgtatatatagcttatcgaatatagcttttatatatatatatatatatactatatatacatcttatatcgatatactctatagtatatatacatcttatatactatatatattcgatattaaatattgaatattaaaatttaggatgttaaataaaatttaggtcacaattctataataaaatttacaaagcattgccttagatatttttttaacatccttttgtctctaatatctatttaatttttttttttaaatatatatatatgttggacccacttagcccacttagtccgtttagcccgcgggccgggaccgtttatcCCGGGATCAAatggtcccgggccggtccttaCAAAAAGTCCGTTTAGcctgggaccgtttggcccgtttaatttgggaccggcccgtgactgtttggaccggcccacttggcccgtttagactcgggaccggcccacttgccagccctaaTTGTAGCAGAGGCATTGTCAAGAGGATTGAATGCTCTCCACTTGAACCTATACTTTTGTGGTTATGGATTTCCAAAATGGAGTCCCAAGATCAATCATTTGTCTTATGCAGATGATACGATCATTTTTTCTTCCTATGATGAAACTTCATTACGTTTGATAATGGAAGTGTTGGCAGCTTATGAGGCAACATCTGGCCAGCTGATTAACAAAGCTAAATCAATTGTATATTTGTATACCTCACTGATGAATCAGTGATAAGGAAATTAGAAAGAGTAATTGGAATAGGGAGACAGGACTTTCCTTTCATATATTTGGGATGCCCAATCTTTTATGCTAGAAAAAAACTGGAATATTATCAAAGATTAATCAACAAAATCCTAGATAAGATACAGTCATGGAAGGGAAAACTATTGTATATAGGAGGGCGAGCAATGTTTATTTCTCATGTCCTACAAAGTATGCCCATACACTTACTATCTGCTATCAATGCACCAGGATTTGTGATCAGTAGAATTCATAAGCTTATGTCCAGATGTTTTTGGAGCAATTCAGCAGATGGGAGGAGCAGACATTGAGCTTCGTGGGATAATTTATGTTTACCATATGAAGAAGGAGGAATAGGTTTTAGATCATTACATGATGTGTCTAAAGCCTTATTTTGCAAACTATGATGGAATTTTAGAACTAAACCTTCACTGTGGAGCTCATTCATGAGTCAAAAGTACTGTAAAAAGTTAAATGCTATGGTAGTTCCTTGGAAAGATGGGTCACATGTGTGGAGGAAAATGCTTGAATGTCGAGACTATATAGAGCATCAAATTGCATGGCAACCAAAGATGGGTTCATCTATATTTTGGTTTGAGAACTTGACAGGCTTGGGTGCTCTATATTTTGTCACTCCACCAGACTTCTTTTGTGATGAAACAATACAAAATGTATATGAAGTAGTGTAGGGGAATAGGTGGATTCTTTTGAATCAACTACTCCCTGAGTATTTAGCTGAGTATATTCAGCATAATGTGAAACCTCCAGTTCATGATGGGGTGCTGGATAAACCCGTGTGGAAGCTTAAACCAAGAGGTGAATTTAGTGCAAAATCTGCATGGGACTATGTTAGGAGAAGAAGAGATCCAAGCACTGCATATAGGAATATTTGGGTAAAGGGGCTGCCATTCAAAGTATCATTCTTCATGTGGaaggtttggaagaataaattgcCTTTGGATGATTTCTTCAAAAGGTTGGGATATCTAATAGCATCAAAGTGTTGGTGTTGTATGCTGCCACAAGAAGAAACAATGTCACTTTTGTTTTTCACTTCATATGTTGCCAGAAAAGTGTGGCATTATTTTCTAGCAGCTGCAAGAATTGTTATGGAAGGATTGAAATTCCATTAAGCTATTGTGAAATGCTGGACTGTGCAGGTTCTTCCAAGGCTGCAACCAATTTTTCAAGCTTTACCTTCGATCATTGTGTGGGAACTATGGAAAAGGAGAAAtggttatatatatatggggatcCAGTTTCTATCAATAGGGTGATATACCAGATCTCAACAATGCTTCAATCACTGGTAAAATTTAGGAAACCAAGCATGCAAAATATCCCACACAAATGACCAGATTTAATAAACATGATGGAGCAGTATACTCCTTAGTTGAAGTACACTAAAGTTCTATGAGAATTTCCTGAGCAGGGTTGGATAAAAGTAAATACAGATGGTGCATCGAAAGGAAACCCAGGAAGGAGCTCATTTGGTTATGTTCTGTGAAATGAGGAGAGGAATGTTGTCTATGCATATGGCAAAGAAATCCAAGAAGGAACAGATACAAAAGCTGAAGTGAGGGCCATCTTGGAAGCTTTGAAGTATTGTGTGGACAATGAATACATACTCATTGATCTACATACAGATTTGATGTTGGTTAAGAATGTGATACAAGGGGTATGGACTACACCGTGGACAGTTGCAACAGAAGTGGAGGAGATAAAGGAATTAATGAAAAGATGTAATGGGAAGTTATCACACACACTCAGAGAAGGCAACCAATTAGCAGATCATATTGCTAATTATGCACTAGACACAGGACCTTTGGAATGCCATGGTTTCTGGGATCTGGATGTCAAGGGGAGGAAGATTGTGAATAGTGATAAGTTACAATGTCCATACCTAAGAGTGAAGGTTGCAAGAACCTAGGAGGGGAGGAGGAAAGGAGTAGAAAGAGCAGGATGAATTCTAGGAACACGCTCGATCATCATGCTCAAATCCATATGGAGGAGAGTATGATGATCATTTTTCAAAAGGAGAGAATCAAACACAAGAAGCAAACACTATCCAGTATGATTCCAATAACACTTACAGGAAACCAGGCGAAGTCAATGCAGAACAGTTTGTGTCTAATGGAAATCACAGAAGCAACTGGAGAAGACAGCAACATACAACACAAGGAATATGATGGAAACACTATGTCATGTCTGTACAGTATTGGCAAGCATAGTTTGGAAAGTAGGAAAATCAATTTTTTCACTAACCTAGTATTCTTGTTTGCAGGAAACGATACTGTTGTCATGCCATTCCCTTTGCCTAACTCCCAATTAGTGGTATTAGTACTAAGTACTCATTCCAATGGGAGGGAAGCTGGGATAGGCACAAGCATAACACTTGTTTTTCACTGAATTTGGCTAGGTCTTTACAACATTATGAGGGAATTTTGGCATGATAATATTCATGTTCAAGTTTCCATTATGTTAAGGAATGTAATCAACCCAGCAAGAAACTACAATATGCATTTTTC is drawn from Nicotiana tomentosiformis chromosome 12, ASM39032v3, whole genome shotgun sequence and contains these coding sequences:
- the LOC138903445 gene encoding uncharacterized protein, with protein sequence MGPMQQSRKLDRYRRHIGFAQAFVSISNKIWAFIDEKYDVTVEINSVQQLTLRLVDTEEQKEFMLTLIYAKCDAIERIELWDSLGDFNFIWDEEEKFGGLPVSLNEVDEFRHCMNTCNLTDLGFKGSIYTWWNRRAEEDCIFKRLDRCFANIELQQMWPGVDVTHLPKIGSDHCPILITCNPDAADFYANPFVLFNHKLKKLKKSLTTWSSVTYGDIFQRISSLEEVVRVHEAQFELSPTLQNRERLQKVQAELFRYLALEEQFWKKKSGMTWFNEGDRNTKFFHAHINGKRKRLQLKRIQNSEGIWIEDIARMTEEAMNAGGPDGFNGHFFHTCWDIIGVDVVEMVKAFLYGQELSRFITHTNLVLLPKKKEIKTFSDMRSISLSNFINKVFSRVIHERLVSLLPNLISDEQAGFVKGRSIVENVLLTQEIVTDIRLRTKAGPNIIIKLDMTKAYDRLSWIFLTKILRRMGFDERFIGLVFGTISNNWYSVLLTGQPH